TCCCACAAACGCAGACGCCATTGCGGAAAAACAAAAAATTCTTCAGGAAAAAACATTACAACAACCTTTCAAGCTAAGGACTTACTACCATTTTGAGGACATGAATTTTACCACCGACGCCAATGGAGCCGGTTTTCTCCTGAGTTATGATAAGTCGAAGGAGTGGGGGGTTCGTGGAGGTTTTGATTACATCAATAAATTTAATAATTCAGCTCCGGGATATCGGGTGGGGGGAACCTATTGGGCTACAAAAACAACGGTCATTTCGACAGACATACAGTTCGCACCCCGTCAGGTAGTGGTTCCTCAACAGGCCTATAACGTTGAAATAGGTCAAAATCTTTCCAAGACTTTAGTTGCTTCTCTTGGCTATCGCTTTGCCGATTATAGGGCCGCCAGTCTCCATCTCATAACGCCAAGCATTACTTGGTATTTACATCCACGATTGGATTGGATGGCCAAATATTTTTTTAGTGTCAGTCAGTTTAATGGTCGTGAAGAAATCGACAACTCAGCTATGACCCGCATCAACTGGAATGTTGTCAATCCGATCACCGTTTCAGCCGGTTACGCCAGAGACAATGAAAGTTTTGATTCTGGGGATCCCGTAAAGCCGGGGGCTTTTTCGGCGAATCATCTGTTTGGAATGTTACAATGGGAAGTCTACAAAAGATTTGGCATTGATTTTTTGTTTGATTATGAAAAACGGAACAACGGATTTATAATCAAAACCTATGAGGCTGGCCTCTCGTATCGTTGGTGAATGAAGTGACAGAAATAATCTGGTCGAGCCAGAACACTTCTTCCATAATAGAATCCTCTCTAAAAAAAGCGGTTTTGATGGTTATTTTTGAGCTTTCTATTTCCCCCCACATTAAATATAGGGGGACATCCTTATGGCGAAAAATGTGATCTTCGGGACGGATGGGGTTCGGGGGAGGGCTAATCGCACTCCCATGGATTCCGAGATGGCTCTTCAGCTGGGGCGCGCCGCGGCCCATGTCCTGAGAAATGGGGATCATCGCCACCGAATTGTTATCGGAAAAGATACGCGCCTTTCCGGTTATATGCTCGAAACAGCTTTGGCCAGCGGCATTACCTCTGCGGGTACCGATGTTTTGCTTGTGGGTCCACTGCCCACACCCGGCGTTGCCTTCATTGCCAAAAGCATGAGAGCCGATGCCGGAGTTGTTATCTCGGGTTCGCACAACGATTATCGTGATAATGG
This Deltaproteobacteria bacterium DNA region includes the following protein-coding sequences:
- a CDS encoding tetratricopeptide repeat protein codes for the protein MNTESVVSRQSSVVSLLLIVCCLVLWSFPVLSADREVLIDQARHLSWDKHYDESIAVYGKILKANPNDVEASIGLATVTAWNGDYTKAQKIYESLLIANPQNKEVLFGLARVLFWQGENKESLEMLDRLLAMDPTNADAIAEKQKILQEKTLQQPFKLRTYYHFEDMNFTTDANGAGFLLSYDKSKEWGVRGGFDYINKFNNSAPGYRVGGTYWATKTTVISTDIQFAPRQVVVPQQAYNVEIGQNLSKTLVASLGYRFADYRAASLHLITPSITWYLHPRLDWMAKYFFSVSQFNGREEIDNSAMTRINWNVVNPITVSAGYARDNESFDSGDPVKPGAFSANHLFGMLQWEVYKRFGIDFLFDYEKRNNGFIIKTYEAGLSYRW